CACGTCTCCTAGAGGGCGTTACTATTATGGTTTAGGATGTGGCTTGTTAATCTTTTTAATACGTATTTTTGGTGCCTATCCCGAAGGTGTCGCTTTTGCCATTCTATTAATGAATGCCGTTAGCCCATTAATTGAAGGGGCTACAAGCCATAGAATATATGGAGAACAAAAATGAAACTAATCAGTGAAGAGTTAAAGCAAAGGATTGCCTACCCCGCCATATTGATGGGGTTAGTCTCGTTAATCGTCACATGCCTTCTAATGTTGACCAATGATTTAACGGCAGAGCCTATTGCACAACGACAACGTGAAGATCTAACCCTGCTGCTTAACCAAGTATTACCCGCTGATATTTATGATAATCAGCCACTCGATAAAAAATATGATGTCATGCTAAAAGGACAGAAGTACATTTTTTATCGCGCAAAATTACACAATAAGGTCAGTGCGATTATGTTATTTACAAAATCATCAGGTTACTCCGG
This window of the Psychromonas sp. MME1 genome carries:
- the rsxG gene encoding electron transport complex subunit RsxG, encoding MKLISEELKQRIAYPAILMGLVSLIVTCLLMLTNDLTAEPIAQRQREDLTLLLNQVLPADIYDNQPLDKKYDVMLKGQKYIFYRAKLHNKVSAIMLFTKSSGYSGDISLIVAIKADGELSGVRVLSHTETPGLGDKIELAKSDWILNFRGLSLQNPNKTGWAVAKDGGQFDAFTGATITPRAVVKGVYETLMLFKDNQDYFLQSDQI